GCTCGGACGCACCGGAGCGTCCGGTCCCCGACACCGCCGTCGGGGCCAAGGGACTGAGAGCGGGCAGGGTGGGCCTGCTCGGCTCCGTGGTCATCGGCGTCTCCTGCATCGCCCCGGCCTACACCCTCTCCGGTGCGCTCGGCCCGACCGCCGCCGTCGTCGGTGAGCAGCTGCCGGCAATCTTCCTCGTCGGGTTCATCCCGATGCTGCTCGTCGCGGTCGGCTACCGGTACCTCAACACGGCGATGCCGGACTCGGGCACCACGTTCACCTGGACCTCCCGTGCCTTCGGGCCGTGGGTGGGTTGGATGGGGGGTTGGGGCCTGCTGGCCGCGACCATCCTCGTGCTGTCGAACCTCGCCGGCATCGCCGTCGACTTCTTCTACCTGCTCCTGGCCCAGCTCACCGGAAATCCGGAGCTGGCCGAGCTCACCCGCAACGTGCCGGTCAACGTCCTCACCTGCCTGGTGTTCATGGCGGTGGCCTGCTGGATCTCCTACCGCGGCATCGAGACCACGAAGATCGTCCAGTACGTCCTGGTCGCGTTCCAGCTGGTCGTGCTGGTGTGGTTCTCGGTGGCCGCGTTCGCCCATGTCTCCGGCGGCACCGCATTCGAGGGCCTGAGCGTCGACCCGGGCTGGTTCAACCCGTTCAACGTCTCCTCCTTCTCCGCCTTCGCCGCCGGTGTCTCGCTCTCGGTGTTCATCTACTGGGGCTGGGACGTGGTGCTCACGATCAACGAGGAGACGAAGGGGGCCGCAACCACCCCGGGCCGCGCGGCGACCACGACGATCTTCGTCATCGTCGCGCTGTACATGACCATCGCACTGGCGGTGCTCACCTTCGCCGGCGTCGGCGACGGCGAGCTCGGCCTGGGCAACCCCGACATCCAGGAGAACATCTTTGCCGCGCTCGCCGGGCCGGTGATGGGCCCGACGGCGATCCTCATGTCCCTCGCCGTCCTTTCCTCCTCGGCGTCCTCGCTGCAGTCGACATTCGTCTCCCCCGCCCGCACGATGCTGGCGATGGGGCACTACGGCGCGCTGAGCCCCAAGTACGCCCGCATCACCCCCAAATTCCAGTCCCCGGGCTACGCGACCGTGGCCGCCGCCGTCGTCGCCTCGGTGTTCTACGCGGTCATGCGCGTGCTCTCCGAGGACGTCCTGTGGGACACGATCACGGCCCTGGGCATGATGGTCTGCTTCTACTACGGCGTCACCGCGCTGGCGTGCGTGTGGTTCTTCCGCAAGGAAGCCTTCTCGACGGCGCGCTCGTTCCTCGGGAAGTTCCTCGCCCCGCTCGTGGGCGGGCTGTTGCTGCTCGTGTTCTTCGTCCAGACGTCGGTGGACTCGATGCACCCGGCCTACGGCTCCGGATCGAACGTCGGCGGGGTAGGCCTCGTGTTCATCCTCGGGGTCGGGATCCTTGCGCTCGGCCTCGTGGTGATGACCGTGCAGTACCTGCGGCGACCCGGGTTCTTCCGTGGCGCGACGATCGTCCGTGGGGACTCCTTGTCGGTCCATGATCACGAGGAGGTCTGAGCAGCCACCCTTCGCGGTATACCGCACCAGCCCGGTGCCAGGTCGGCCGGGTGACATCGGACCACTACGTGCCCGCGCGCCAGGCCGGCCGGGCGGAGGAAACATCATGACCACCACCGAGACTGCCAAGAAGATCTCCCGCCAGCGCATCACCGAGCTCATCGAACGCGAGGCCGCGGCACTGGACGCCCGCACGCAGCGCTCCCGGGAGATGTACACACGCGCCGCCGAGCACCTCAGCGGCGGCGTCGCGTCCTCGTACCAGCTGCGCGACCCCTGGCCCATCTACCTCGAGGGCGGCCAGGGCCCGAAGGTGCGCGACGTGGACGGCAACGAGTACTGGGACTTCCACAACGGCTTCGGCTCGATGGTGCAGGGCCACGCGCACCCCGCCATCGGCAAGGCCGTCGCCGAGCGCTACCCCAACGGCACCCACTTCGCCGCGCCCACCGAGGACGCGATCGTCGTCGGCAACGAGCTCGCCCGGCGGTGGGGGCTGCCCAAGTGGCGCTACACCAACTCCGGTTCGGAGTCGACGATGGACGCCATCCGCATCGCCCGCGCCTACACGGGCCGCGACACCGTGATGAAGATCTTCGGCTCTTACCACGGCCACCACGACACCGTCATGGTCTCCATCGGGGTGGAGTACGACAAGATCGGCGACCGGGAGAACCTCGCCTCGCTAGCCTACGGCG
This window of the Georgenia yuyongxinii genome carries:
- a CDS encoding APC family permease produces the protein MTAPARSDAPERPVPDTAVGAKGLRAGRVGLLGSVVIGVSCIAPAYTLSGALGPTAAVVGEQLPAIFLVGFIPMLLVAVGYRYLNTAMPDSGTTFTWTSRAFGPWVGWMGGWGLLAATILVLSNLAGIAVDFFYLLLAQLTGNPELAELTRNVPVNVLTCLVFMAVACWISYRGIETTKIVQYVLVAFQLVVLVWFSVAAFAHVSGGTAFEGLSVDPGWFNPFNVSSFSAFAAGVSLSVFIYWGWDVVLTINEETKGAATTPGRAATTTIFVIVALYMTIALAVLTFAGVGDGELGLGNPDIQENIFAALAGPVMGPTAILMSLAVLSSSASSLQSTFVSPARTMLAMGHYGALSPKYARITPKFQSPGYATVAAAVVASVFYAVMRVLSEDVLWDTITALGMMVCFYYGVTALACVWFFRKEAFSTARSFLGKFLAPLVGGLLLLVFFVQTSVDSMHPAYGSGSNVGGVGLVFILGVGILALGLVVMTVQYLRRPGFFRGATIVRGDSLSVHDHEEV